In the Telopea speciosissima isolate NSW1024214 ecotype Mountain lineage chromosome 2, Tspe_v1, whole genome shotgun sequence genome, one interval contains:
- the LOC122652079 gene encoding 60S ribosomal protein L18-3-like gives MGIDLIASGKSKKTKRTAPKSNDIYLKLLVKQYRFLVRRTRSKFNAVILKRLFISKVNKEQPPMSLSRLICYMEGKDDKIAMLIGTVTDDTRVYKIPTLKVAALRFMERTRTRIVKVGRDWLTFDQLAFRAPLG, from the coding sequence ATGGGTATCGATCTAATTGCCAGTGGCAAGAGCAAGAAGACCAAGCGGACTGCCCCAAAATCTAATGATATTTACCTCAAGCTTCTCGTTAAGCAGTATCGGTTTCTGGTGCGGAGGACTAGAAGCAAGTTCAATGCGGTGATACTGAAGAGGCTATTCATAAGCAAGGTGAACAAGGAACAGCCTCCGATGTCTCTATCTAGGTTGATTTGCTACATGGAAGGAAAGGATGATAAGATAGCTATGCTTATTGGGACGGTTACCGACGATACTAGGGTTTATAAGATCCCGACACTGAAGGTGGCTGCTCTGAGGTTCATGGAAAGAACGAGGACGAGGATAGTAAAGGTTGGAAGAGACTGGTTGACTTTCGACCAGCTTGCTTTTAGGGCTCCTCTTGGGTAG